From the Corynebacterium sp. P3-F1 genome, the window GCCGAGGACCGGGGCGAAGAACGCGAATGCTGGCCCGAGGTTGGCAAAGAAGGAGCCGATGGACACGGTCTGGCTGGAGTAGTTCATCACGTACGCCAGCGCGAGGACCGTGGCGATGGTGAGCGCGGACCAGCGCATGCGCATGGCGGTGCCCACGAATTCCCGGCCGACCTGTTTCCATGTCAGCGGGTAGCGGCCATTCTCGTTGAAGATCATGTACGCCGCCGCCACGATGAGACCGGAGATGACCAGGAGGCTACCCGGGTTGTTTAGCAGCTGCAGCTTGTATTCGGTCCGCTGCATTTCCTCGCCGGTGGAGGTGAACATATGGCCGGTGATGTACGGCCACGGAATGGCGATGTCGGTCGACTTCAGCCAGTTCGGAATCGTGGTGCCCAGGTTGGCTAAGCCGAAGATGGACACGACCACGGCGTAGGGGAACAGTGCCCACCACACGCGGCTGCCGGTCAGCTCGTCGCCATCGTGACCGTGAACCTCCTCGAGGCCGAGCCGTTCGCGCAGCGCGGGCACCCCGACCGGCTTCCAGAACTGGAGCAGGACAAAAGCCGCTCCGAGGGCGACGATGCAGGCGACGACGTCGGTGAGCTGGTACGCGAAGAAGTTGGACGTCGCCCACTGCGCGATGCCGAAGGACAGGCCGATGGTGATCGACGCCGGCGCAGTCTCGCGGATGCCGCGCCAGCCGTCGATGAGGAAGGCGATGATGAATGGAACGAAGAATGCCAAGAACGGTGTCTGGTGGCCGACGATGGCGGCGATGTTCGCGGTCTGTTCGGCGGTCCGGTCGCCCACGTCGCCGGCGGTGGTGATCGGGATAGCCACAGCACCGAACGCGACCGGCGCGGTGTTAGCGATGAGCACGACCGACGCCGCGCGCAGCGGCGGGACGCCGAGCGCGAGAATCATCGTCGCGGTGATCGCCACCGGAGCGCCGAAACCGGCGAGGGATTCAAGCAGGCCGCCGAAGCAGAACGCGATGAGCATCGCCTGGATGCGCACATCGCCGTTGCCCATTTTGTCGAACACGAGGCGCAGGTCTTCGAAACGGCCGGAGGCGACGGTGATCTGGTAGAACCAAATCGCCGTGAGAATCACAAAGACAATCGGGACCAGCCCGTAGACGCCGCCGCGGAACACCGACGAGATGGCCATGACCACCGGCATCTTGAAGCCGAGAATGCCCACGAGCAACGCCACGAGGAGTGCCACAGCACCGGATGTGTGGGCGCGAGATTTCACTCCGAGGAGCATCACGAAGAATGTCACCAGCGGAAGCGTGGACAAGATGGCAGAGAGGGCAAGGCTGCCTGCCACTGCATCCGGCTGAATTTGGTAGGTCATGAGAAGACGGTTCTTTCTCTTTCGGGGGATGGGGGAGCCCATGGGTGGCGGACCCTTCCCATTTGTTCCGGGAAATTATGGCATTATCACCGCTCCGCGGTGCAAAACCGGGCCGAAATTCATCTCGGCGGGTGCCCCCCGGGCGGCGGGAGCTGCGGCGCGGGCTCGGCGCATTCTGACTGAGTTTCTGACTGTGCTCAGGCGCTGCTCTACACTTCACCACATGACCCCAGCTGATCTTGCCGCCACTGTCAGAACCGCCGCATTGGACGCGCTCGCGGGCCGCGACCTACCGGACGGAGCGACTGCCGAATCCATCGTCCCTGAAACGGTCACTGTCGAGCGCCCCCGGAATCCGGAGCACGGCGATTACGCGACGAATGTCGCACTCCAGGTAGCCAAGAAAGCCGGGATGAATCCGCGTGAACTCGCGCAGTTGCTTGCCGACGGTTTGTCGTCCCGCCCCGAGATCGACTCCGCCGAGATCGCCGGCCCCGGCTTCATCAATCTCCGCTTGGGCGCCGCCGCCACCGGCGGCATCGTCTCCGGGATTCTCGAGCAGGGGGAGCGTTACGGATCGTCCTCCCTCTACAACGGCGCGAAGATCAACCTCGAGTTCGTCTCCGCGAACCCGACCGGCCCGATTCACCTGGGCGGGACCCGCTGGGCAGCTGTCGGTGACTCTCTGGGCCGCGCGCTGGAATTCTCCGGCGCCGAGGTGACCCGCGAATACTACTTCAACGACCACGGCGGGCAGATCGACCGCTTCGCCCGCTCGCTTGTCGCGGCGGCGAAGGGCGAGCCGACTCCGGAGGACGGGTACGGCGGGGAATACATCGGGGAGATCGCGCGCGCGGTCGTCGATAAGCATCCCGATGCTCTTGACGGCGATGCCGCGACTGTCCAGGAAACCTTCCGCGCTGAGGGCGTGGACATGATGTTCGAGCAGATCAAGCAGTCGCTGCACGATTTCGGCACCGACTTCGACGTGTTCTTCCACGAGAATTCGCTGTTCGAGTCCGGTGCCGTGGACCGCGCCATTCAAACGCTTAAGGACAACGGCAACCTGTACGAGGCTGACGGCGCTTGGTGGCTGCGCTCCACCGATTTCGGCGACGACAAGGACCGCGTCGTGCTCAAGTCGGACGGCGACGCCGCCTACATCGCCGGCGATATCGCGTACGTGGCCGACAAATTCGACCGCGGCCACACCCTGGCCATCTACATGCTCGGCGCGGACCACCACGGCTACATCGCCCGTCTGCGCGCCGCGGCACAGGCTCTCGGTTACGACCCGGGGGCGGTGGAAGTGCTCATCGGCCAGATGGTCAACCTGGTGCGCGACGGCGTGCCGGTGAAGATGTCCAAGCGCGCCGGAACCGTGATCACCCTCGACGATCTTGTGGACCTGATCGGCCGTGACGCAGCCCGCTACTCGCTGGTGCGCTCGTCGGTCGACTCGACGTTGGACATCGACCTCGACCTGTGGGAGAAGCAGTCCAACGACAACCCCGTCTACTACGTGCAGTACGGGCACACACGGCTCGCGTCGATTGAGCGCAAGGCGGCTGAGGCGGGTGCCACCTCCGGCGGTGCTGATCTCTCCCTGCTCACTCACGAGAAGGAAGGCGACTTGATCCGCACCCTCGGCGAGTTCCCGGCAGTGGTGAAAGCCGCCGCCGAGCTGCGCGAGCCGCACCGCATTGCGCGCTACGCCGAGGAGCTGGCCAGTGTCTTCCACAAGTTCTACGACGCGTGCCAGATCCTGCCGAAGGCCGGGGATGCTCCGGAGCCGATTCACTCCGCACGTCTGGCTCTGGCGTCCGCATCCCGCCAGGTGCTCGCGAACGCCCTGCGCCTGCTGGGCATCACTGCGCCGGAAAGGATGTAAGGCATGCTCGATCCGGTTCTGAACACCGCGAACCTGTCGCGCGATGACTTGCTGCGCATGCGGCACAACGAAGAGGGCTGCTTCAACGACCTGCCCGCCCACGTGTGGCCGCGCAACGCGCAGCGGCACGAGGACGGCACCGTCTCCATTGCCGGTGTCCCCTTGACGGAGGTAGCCGCGCAGTACGGCACACCCGTGATGGTCGTCGACGAAGACGACTTCCGCTCCCGCTGCCGCGATATGGCCCGCGCTTACGGCGACCCCGCCCACGTGCACTACGCCGCGAAGGCGTTTCTGACCTCCCGTATAGCTAAGTGGGTGGCTGAAGAAGGCCTCGCCCTCGACGTGGCCAGCGAGAACGAGCTGCTCATCGCTCTGGCCGCAGATTTCCCGGCGGAGCGCATCACCGCCCACGGCAACAGCAAGTCCGATTCCTTCTTGCGTCGCTGCGTGACCAGCGGCGTCGGCCACGTGGTCATCGACTCCCACCAGGAGCTCGACGCGCTGGAGCGCATCGCCGGGGAAGAAGACGTGATCCAGGACGTGTTCATCCGCGTCAAGCCCGGTGTGGAGGCGCACACTCACGAGTTCATCGCCACCAGCCACGAGGACCAGAAATTTGGGCTCTCCCTCGCGTCCGGTTCCGCGTTCCGCGCCGCCGAGACCGCCCGCGCTGCCGCGAATGTGCGCCTGACCGGCCTGCATTGCCACGTCGGATCGCAGGTCTTCGACGCCGAGGGCTTCAAGCTCGCCGCCTCGCGCGTGCTGAGCCTGTACGCGAAGATCTACCGGGATCTGGACCTCCAGCTCGACTACCTGGACCTAGGCGGCGGCTACGGCATCGCTTACACCGTCGAAGAGGAGCCTCTCGACGTCGACGCGGTCGCCCGCGACCTGCTCCGCGCCGTCCGCGACGCGGCGGGGGATTTGGGTGTTGCTCCGCCGACGGTGATCGTGGAGCCGGGGCGCGCCATCGCTGGCCCCGCGGCCGTCACGATCTACTCCGTGGGCACCGTGAAAGACGTCCACGTGACCGACGAAGCCACCCGCCGCTACATCGCCGTCGACGGGGGAATGAGCGATAATATTCGCACCGCGCTCTACGGCGCCGAATACGACGCGCGCGTGGTCAACCGCCACACCGCAGGCGCGCCGCACGCGACGCGCTTGGTCGGGTCACATTGTGAATCCGGCGACATCCTCATCAATAATGCCCTCTGGCCTGATGATATTGCCCCCGGCGACCTCATCGCTCTAGCCGCCACAGGTGCCTACTGCTTCTCCATGGCCTCCAACTACAACTGCTTTGGCCGCCCCGCCGTGGTGAGCGTTAGGGACGGCAAGATCACCCCGATGGTCCGCCGGGAGACAGTGGAGGACCTACTTGCGCGAGAGGTTTTTGTAGACTCTTAGGGCATTGCGTCCCACCGCGGCCGCCTTCCCCGCCGACACCCCGGCTGGGTGAACGGCCGCAACCTACGACACAGGAGAACCATGACTGCGTTGAGCGCCGAAGGAAGGAACGGAAACTACCCCGGTAAGGGCATCGGGCAACCCGTGGGGGTCGCCGTCCTGGGGATGGGCACCGTCGGAACCGAGGTGCTGCGCCTGATCAACGAGTTCTCCAGCAACCTCGAAAACCGCATCGGCGGCCCGATCGACGTCCGCGGCGTGGCCGTGTCCGACCTGAGCAAGAAGCGCGAGGTACTCGACTCCTTCCCGGACATTACGCTGACCGACAACGCGCGTGAGCTCATCGACCGGGACGACATCGACGTCGTCGTCGAGGTCATCGGCGGCATCGACTATCCGCGCGAGCTGGTGCTCGCCGCTCTGACCGCGGGCAAATCAGTGGTCACCGCCAACAAGGCGCTCATCGCCGCACACGCCGACGAGCTTTCGGACGCTGCCAATGCCGCCGGCGTGGACCTCTACTATGAGGCCGCCGTCGCCGCCGCGATCCCGGTCGTGGGCATGCTCCGCCGCTCGCTGGCTGGCGACCAGGTTCAGCGCATTTCCGGCATTGTGAACGGCACGACGAACTACGTGCTGGATGCCATGGCAACGAGCGGCATGACCTACGACGAAGCTCTCGCCGAGGCCACCCGCCTGGGTTACGCGGAAGCCGACCCGACCGCCGACGTAGAGGGCCACGACGCCGCCTCCAAGGCCGCGATCATGGCATCGATGGGTTTTCACTCCCGCGTCACATACGACGACGTGCACGCCGAGGGCATCACAAATATCACCGCCGAGGACATCGTGGCCGCGGCAGAGGCTGGCTTCACCATCAAACTGCTCGCCATTTGCGAGAGGCTTATCGACGACGCCGGGCAGACCTCCGTCTCCGCCCGCGTCCACCCGACGCTTGTGCCGAACGATCACCCGCTCGCCACCGTGGACAAGTCCTTCAACGCTGTGTTCGTCGAGGCTGAGGCAGCCGGCCGATTGATGTTCTACGGCAACGGTGCCGGCGGTGCCCCCACCGCATCCGCTGTGCTCGGCGACCTTGTCGGCGCCGCCCGCAACAAGATTCACGGCGGCCGCGCCCCAGCGGAGAACCCGTACGCGCACTACCCAGTGGCCGACTTCGGCGACGTGCCCACCCGCTACCACATCGACATGTCCGTCGTGGACCGCGTCGGTGTGCTGGCCGAGATCTCCCGCCGCTTCGCCGCGCAGGACATCTCTATCTCCGCGGTGCGCCAGGAGGAGTCCGGCGAGGATTCCCGTCTGATCGTGGTCACTCACGAATCCCTCGAGCGGAAGCTTTCCGGCATCGTTGAGGAACTCCGGGAGATAGACGAGGTCAAGGCCATCAACTCCGTTATCCGCCTAGGCGCGTAGCGGGGGAGTAGAGAAGGACGTCTTGTGAGCATTGATCTGGAAGTGGGCCTGCGCGCCCGCGTGACTGTTCCCGGCAGCTCCGCGAACCTGGGCCCGGGCTTTGACACCCTCGGCCTAGCCGTGGGCATCTACGACACCGTGGAGGTCGAAGTCACCGGCTCCGGCCTCGAGGTGGAGATCTTCGGCGAGGGCGCCGAGGACCTGCCCCGCGATAGTTCCCACTTGGTGGTCAAGGCGATCAACTCCGGCTTGCATGCCGCCGATGTCCACGCCCCGGGATTGAAGGTGACCTGCCACAACAACATCCCGCAGTCCCGCGGCCTGGGTTCGTCCGCGTCCGCGGCGGTTGCGGGGGTTGTCGCCGCCAACACGCTCTCCGGCAGTCCGTTGAGCACTGATGAGGTCATTCAGCTCAGTTCCGCCTTCGAGGGGCATCCGGACAATGCCGCCGCCAGTGTGGTCGGCGGGGCGGTGGTGTCGTGGACGGACATTCCCGTCGACGGTGTCTCCCAGCCCGAGTACCGGGCCGTGCCGCTGACAGTGCACAAAGACATCATCGCCACCGCGCTCGTGCCCGACTTCCACGCCTCGACGAATGCTGTGCGCAAGGTCTTGCCGTCGCACGTCACGCACACCGACGCGCGCTTCAACGTCTCCCGCACCGCGGTCATGACGGTGGCGATTCAGACGCACCCGGAGTACCTGTGGGAGGGAACGCGCGACCGCCTGCACCAGCCGTACCGCGCAGACGTCCTGCCGGTCACGGCCGAGTGGGTGAACCGTCTGCGCAATCGCGGCTACGCCGCCTACCTATCCGGTGCCGGCCCCACCGCGATGGTGCTGTCCACTGAGCCCGTCGACGCAAAGATTCTTGACTCCGCCCGCGATGACGGCCTCCGAGTCCTCGAACTCGATGTCGCCGGGCCCGTCACGGCGGAGCTGTTGCGGGTCTAGGAACGCAAGAGGATAGAAGACCCGAGAATCTTTCTCAAAACACGACATCGCCCCGCACCCAGCGCTGAGCTGGGGCGGGGCGATGCGCCGTGGATAAGCGAAGGCTTAGTGCTCGGCGACGTACTTGACGGGCTTGGGCAGGCCGCGCTCCTCGCGGACGCGGCGGGAGATGCGCTCAAGCGCGACGAGGGACTCCACGACCATTTCCGGGGTGACCGGGAACGGCATGTTGTGGATGGTCTCCTCCTCGGCGGTGGCTGCCTTGGCCACGGCCTCGAGCTCCTCGGTGTCCTCCGGGGAGAGACCGACCTCGGTCAGGGTGTTGGGCAGACCGACCTTGGTGGTGAACTCAATGAAGTCCTCCAGCTCCT encodes:
- the thrB gene encoding homoserine kinase — protein: MSIDLEVGLRARVTVPGSSANLGPGFDTLGLAVGIYDTVEVEVTGSGLEVEIFGEGAEDLPRDSSHLVVKAINSGLHAADVHAPGLKVTCHNNIPQSRGLGSSASAAVAGVVAANTLSGSPLSTDEVIQLSSAFEGHPDNAAASVVGGAVVSWTDIPVDGVSQPEYRAVPLTVHKDIIATALVPDFHASTNAVRKVLPSHVTHTDARFNVSRTAVMTVAIQTHPEYLWEGTRDRLHQPYRADVLPVTAEWVNRLRNRGYAAYLSGAGPTAMVLSTEPVDAKILDSARDDGLRVLELDVAGPVTAELLRV
- a CDS encoding homoserine dehydrogenase: MTALSAEGRNGNYPGKGIGQPVGVAVLGMGTVGTEVLRLINEFSSNLENRIGGPIDVRGVAVSDLSKKREVLDSFPDITLTDNARELIDRDDIDVVVEVIGGIDYPRELVLAALTAGKSVVTANKALIAAHADELSDAANAAGVDLYYEAAVAAAIPVVGMLRRSLAGDQVQRISGIVNGTTNYVLDAMATSGMTYDEALAEATRLGYAEADPTADVEGHDAASKAAIMASMGFHSRVTYDDVHAEGITNITAEDIVAAAEAGFTIKLLAICERLIDDAGQTSVSARVHPTLVPNDHPLATVDKSFNAVFVEAEAAGRLMFYGNGAGGAPTASAVLGDLVGAARNKIHGGRAPAENPYAHYPVADFGDVPTRYHIDMSVVDRVGVLAEISRRFAAQDISISAVRQEESGEDSRLIVVTHESLERKLSGIVEELREIDEVKAINSVIRLGA
- a CDS encoding L-lactate permease — translated: MTYQIQPDAVAGSLALSAILSTLPLVTFFVMLLGVKSRAHTSGAVALLVALLVGILGFKMPVVMAISSVFRGGVYGLVPIVFVILTAIWFYQITVASGRFEDLRLVFDKMGNGDVRIQAMLIAFCFGGLLESLAGFGAPVAITATMILALGVPPLRAASVVLIANTAPVAFGAVAIPITTAGDVGDRTAEQTANIAAIVGHQTPFLAFFVPFIIAFLIDGWRGIRETAPASITIGLSFGIAQWATSNFFAYQLTDVVACIVALGAAFVLLQFWKPVGVPALRERLGLEEVHGHDGDELTGSRVWWALFPYAVVVSIFGLANLGTTIPNWLKSTDIAIPWPYITGHMFTSTGEEMQRTEYKLQLLNNPGSLLVISGLIVAAAYMIFNENGRYPLTWKQVGREFVGTAMRMRWSALTIATVLALAYVMNYSSQTVSIGSFFANLGPAFAFFAPVLGWVGVAVTGSDTSANALFAKLQVTAADSLDLNPDLMLAANTTGGVVGKMISPQSLAIAATAVDMEGRESELFKKVVGWSFGFLLAVCTLIFLQTNLLSGLAPMVP
- the argS gene encoding arginine--tRNA ligase, with amino-acid sequence MTPADLAATVRTAALDALAGRDLPDGATAESIVPETVTVERPRNPEHGDYATNVALQVAKKAGMNPRELAQLLADGLSSRPEIDSAEIAGPGFINLRLGAAATGGIVSGILEQGERYGSSSLYNGAKINLEFVSANPTGPIHLGGTRWAAVGDSLGRALEFSGAEVTREYYFNDHGGQIDRFARSLVAAAKGEPTPEDGYGGEYIGEIARAVVDKHPDALDGDAATVQETFRAEGVDMMFEQIKQSLHDFGTDFDVFFHENSLFESGAVDRAIQTLKDNGNLYEADGAWWLRSTDFGDDKDRVVLKSDGDAAYIAGDIAYVADKFDRGHTLAIYMLGADHHGYIARLRAAAQALGYDPGAVEVLIGQMVNLVRDGVPVKMSKRAGTVITLDDLVDLIGRDAARYSLVRSSVDSTLDIDLDLWEKQSNDNPVYYVQYGHTRLASIERKAAEAGATSGGADLSLLTHEKEGDLIRTLGEFPAVVKAAAELREPHRIARYAEELASVFHKFYDACQILPKAGDAPEPIHSARLALASASRQVLANALRLLGITAPERM
- the lysA gene encoding diaminopimelate decarboxylase → MRHNEEGCFNDLPAHVWPRNAQRHEDGTVSIAGVPLTEVAAQYGTPVMVVDEDDFRSRCRDMARAYGDPAHVHYAAKAFLTSRIAKWVAEEGLALDVASENELLIALAADFPAERITAHGNSKSDSFLRRCVTSGVGHVVIDSHQELDALERIAGEEDVIQDVFIRVKPGVEAHTHEFIATSHEDQKFGLSLASGSAFRAAETARAAANVRLTGLHCHVGSQVFDAEGFKLAASRVLSLYAKIYRDLDLQLDYLDLGGGYGIAYTVEEEPLDVDAVARDLLRAVRDAAGDLGVAPPTVIVEPGRAIAGPAAVTIYSVGTVKDVHVTDEATRRYIAVDGGMSDNIRTALYGAEYDARVVNRHTAGAPHATRLVGSHCESGDILINNALWPDDIAPGDLIALAATGAYCFSMASNYNCFGRPAVVSVRDGKITPMVRRETVEDLLAREVFVDS